In the genome of Bradyrhizobium sp. CB3481, the window CGCCGGCGCAGACCAAGGCCCAGGTGCTCGAGATCGCGCGTGGCACCGCCAGCCTCGTTGAATTGGGCCGCGGGATCGTCGAGGACGACGTCGTGCTGATCGAGGACTACGCCTATCCGGCCTATGGCGTTCCGTCGGAAGAAACCAAGGACGCGATCCGCCTCTGCGCACGGCTTGAAGGCATGATCACTGACCCCGTCTATGAGGGCAAATCCATGCAGGGCATGATCGACCTCATCAAGAAGGGCTATTTTCCGAAGGGATCGAAGGTCCTCTACGCCCATCTCGGCGGCGCGCCGGCGATCAATGGATACGGCTACACGTTCCGTAATGGGTGATCTGAGGCAGTTTGGCGACGTGCGGTGCTAACCTCGCCCCGCTTGCGGGGATAGGTCGGATCGCCCTTGCGATCCGGGTGAGGGGGTACAGGTCTCGCTGCGTTCGGTACGCGTGGAGGCAGCCCCTCACCCCGACCCTCTCCCCGCAAGAGCGGGGCGAGGGAGAAGTCGGCGCCTCCGCGTCACCCTACGCGTCGGCCGAGCGCACCAGCGCGAGCAATTCCTCGCCGTAATGCTCGAGCTTCTTGTCGCCGATCCCTGGCACATTGCGGAGCTCGTTCAGCGTCGAAGGCCGCGCGGCGGCGATGCCGTCGAGGGTGGCATCGTGCAATATGACATAGGCCGGCACGCCGCGTTGCCGCGCGATTTCCGATCGCCAGGCGCGCAGCGCGGCCTGCAGGCCGGCGTCGGCGGGCCTCGTCTCTGTGCGCGGCGCCAGATCGCCGCGGCGTGATTTGGCGCGGCTGGCGCGAATGCGCGCACCGGCCGGCATCTCGCGCAACATGATTTCGGTCTCGCCCTTGAGGACGCCGCGCGAACTCTCCGTCAATTTCAGCGCGTTGAAGGCCTCGCTGTCGGCACGCAGATGGCCCATCGCGACCAGTTGCCGGATCACGGCGCGCCATTGCTTCTCGTTGAGGTCACGCCCGATGCCGAACACGGACAGCTTGTCGTGCCCGAATTGCGTGACCTTCTCTGTGAGGCGGCCGACCAACACGTCGATCAGGTGCATGGCGCCGAAACGTTGGCCGGTGCGGTAGGCGCAAGATAGCAGCTTTTGCGCAGCGATCTTGCCGTCGCGAAGCTGCGGCGGCGACAGGCAGTTGTCGCAATTGCCGCAATTCTCCGATGTCACCGTCTCCCCGAAATAGCCGAGCAGGCGGCGGCGCCGGCAGCCCGCGGTTTCCGCCAGCGCGACCAGCGCATCGAGCTTGCCGATCGAGACGCGCTTGAACCCATCCGAGCCGGTGGACTCATCGATCATGCGGCGCTGCTGCACGATGTCGGTCAGGCCATAGGCCATCCAGGCGCTCGATGGCTTGCCGTCGCGCCCGGCGCGGCCGGTCTCCTGATAATAGGCTTCGATGCTCTTCGGCAGATCGAGATGCGCCACGAATCGCACGTCCGGCTTGTCGATGCCCATGCCGAACGCGATGGTGGCGACGATCACGACGCCATCCTCGTTGATGAATCGGTCCTGGTTGCGGGCGCGAACGCCGGCATCAAGGCCGGCATGATAGGGCAGGGCCGGAATGCCGGCGTCGGTCAGCGTTTGGGCGATGTCCTCGACCTTGGCGCGCGACAGGCAATAGACGATGCCGGCATCTCCGGCGTGGCGCTCGCCGATGAAGGCCTTGAGCTGGGCGGGCGCGTTCTGCTTCTCGATGATCTCGTAGCGGATGTTCGGGCGGTCGAAGCTGGAGATGAAGCTCGGGGCGCCGTCGAGGGCGAGCCGGGTCACGATCTCCTTGCGCGTCATCTCGTCGGCGGTCGCGGTGAGCGCGATGCGCGGCACGTTCGGGAAACGTTCGGCCAGCACGGACAGGCCGATATATTCGGGGCGGAAATCGTGCCCCCATTGCGACACGCAATGCGCCTCGTCGATCGCAAACAGCGCGATGTTGCTCTGGCTGAGCAGATTGAGGCAGCGCGGCGTAAGCAGGCGCTCGGGCGCGACATAGAGCAGATCGAGGTCGCCGGCGAGCAGCCGCCGCTCGACCTCCGAGGCCTCATCGAAGGACAGCGTCGAATTCAGCACCGCCGCATTGACACCAGCCTCGATCAGCCCCGCGACCTGGTCGCGCATCAGGGCAATCAGCGGCGACACCACGATGCCGCAGCCTTCGCGCAGCAACGACGGCAGCTGGTAGCACAGCGACTTGCCGCCGCCGGTCGGCATCAGGACCAGGCAGTTGCCGCCGTCCGTAACGTGCCGGATGATTTGCTCCTGCGCGCCGCGGAACGCCGGCAGGCCGAATACGGAATTGAGCACGGACAATGCGTCGGGGGCAGTGCCTGAGGCAGGGTTGCGGGCTGCGGGGGCAGGCATAGGGGTGAAGTCCAACTAATGGCCGCGCGGCAGCCGGCTTTGAGGCAGATGGGCGGAATCCATAGGCCAAGTAGGCCAAAAAGCCCATGGTA includes:
- the recQ gene encoding DNA helicase RecQ — translated: MPAPAARNPASGTAPDALSVLNSVFGLPAFRGAQEQIIRHVTDGGNCLVLMPTGGGKSLCYQLPSLLREGCGIVVSPLIALMRDQVAGLIEAGVNAAVLNSTLSFDEASEVERRLLAGDLDLLYVAPERLLTPRCLNLLSQSNIALFAIDEAHCVSQWGHDFRPEYIGLSVLAERFPNVPRIALTATADEMTRKEIVTRLALDGAPSFISSFDRPNIRYEIIEKQNAPAQLKAFIGERHAGDAGIVYCLSRAKVEDIAQTLTDAGIPALPYHAGLDAGVRARNQDRFINEDGVVIVATIAFGMGIDKPDVRFVAHLDLPKSIEAYYQETGRAGRDGKPSSAWMAYGLTDIVQQRRMIDESTGSDGFKRVSIGKLDALVALAETAGCRRRRLLGYFGETVTSENCGNCDNCLSPPQLRDGKIAAQKLLSCAYRTGQRFGAMHLIDVLVGRLTEKVTQFGHDKLSVFGIGRDLNEKQWRAVIRQLVAMGHLRADSEAFNALKLTESSRGVLKGETEIMLREMPAGARIRASRAKSRRGDLAPRTETRPADAGLQAALRAWRSEIARQRGVPAYVILHDATLDGIAAARPSTLNELRNVPGIGDKKLEHYGEELLALVRSADA